A portion of the Rhinopithecus roxellana isolate Shanxi Qingling chromosome 19, ASM756505v1, whole genome shotgun sequence genome contains these proteins:
- the MMD gene encoding monocyte to macrophage differentiation factor: protein MLFKNRFQRFMNHRAPANGRYKPTCYEHAANCYTHAFLIVPAIVGSALLHRLSDDCWEKITAWIYGMGLCALFIVSTVFHIVSWKKSHLRTVEHCFHMCDRMVIYFFIAASYAPWLNLRELGPLASHMRWFIWLMAAGGTIYVFLYHEKYKVVELFFYLTMGFSPALVVTSMNNTDGLQELACGGLIYCLGVVFFKSDGIIPFAHAIWHLFVATAAAVHYYAIWKYLYRSPTDFMRHL from the exons gttCATGAACCATCGAGCTCCAGCCAATGGCCGCTACAAGCCAACTTGCTATGAACATGCTGCTAACTGTTACACACACGCA TTCCTCATTGTTCCGGCCATCGTGGGCAGTGCCCTCCTCCATCGGCTGTCTGATGACTGCTGGGAAAAGATAACAGCATGGATTTATGGAATGGGACTCTGTGCCCTCTTCATCGTTTCTACAGTATTTCACATTGTATCGTGGAAAAAGAGCCACTTAAG GACAGTGGAGCATTGTTTTCACATGTGTGATAGAATGGTTATCTATTTCTTCATTGCTGCTTCTTATGCTCCATG GTTAAATCTTCGTGAACTTGGACCCCTGGCATCTCACATGCGTTGGTTTATCTGGCTCATGGCAGCTGGAGGAACCATTTATGTATTTCTCTACCAtgaaaa GTATAAGGTGGTTGAACTCTTTTTCTATCTCACAATGGGATTCTCTCCAGCCTTGGTGGTGACGTCAATG AACAACACTGATGGACTTCAGGAACTTGCCTGTGGGGGCTTAATTTATTGCTTGGGAGTTGTGTTCTTCAAGAGTGATGGCATCATTCCATTTGCCCACGCCATCTGGCACCTGTTTGTGGCCACGGCAGCTGCAGTGCATTACTACGCCATTTGGAAATACCTTTACCGAAGTCCTACAGACTTTATGCGGCATTTATGA